A window of the Oscillospiraceae bacterium NTUH-002-81 genome harbors these coding sequences:
- the catA gene encoding type A chloramphenicol O-acetyltransferase produces the protein MVFEKIDRSSWKRNEYFEHYFTNVPCTYSMTVKLDITQIKKKRMKLYPAMLYYLTTIVNRHPEFRTAINQAGELGIYDEMLPSYTVFHEDTETFSDLWTEYMLNIEEFSRAYENDIQRYGSNHSMIGKPDVPENVFTVSMIPWSTFDGFNLNLQKGYDYLIPIFTLGKYYEEDGRILLPLAVQVHHAVCDGFHICRFVDELQELINS, from the coding sequence ATGGTATTTGAAAAAATTGATAGAAGTAGTTGGAAGCGAAATGAATATTTTGAACACTACTTTACTAATGTACCTTGTACATACAGTATGACTGTGAAATTGGATATTACGCAAATAAAAAAGAAGCGAATGAAATTATACCCTGCAATGCTTTATTATCTTACAACGATCGTAAACCGTCATCCGGAGTTCAGAACGGCAATCAACCAAGCGGGTGAATTGGGAATATATGACGAGATGCTACCAAGCTATACCGTATTTCATGAGGACACAGAGACATTTTCTGACCTTTGGACTGAATATATGCTGAACATTGAAGAATTTTCAAGGGCTTATGAAAACGATATTCAACGGTATGGAAGTAATCACAGCATGATAGGAAAACCAGATGTTCCGGAAAATGTTTTTACGGTATCTATGATACCGTGGTCAACATTTGATGGTTTTAATCTGAATTTGCAGAAAGGATATGATTATTTGATTCCTATTTTCACCTTGGGGAAATATTACGAGGAAGATGGGAGAATTTTGCTTCCTTTAGCAGTTCAAGTTCATCATGCGGTATGTGATGGATTCCATATCTGCCGGTTTGTCGATGAACTGCAAGAATTGATAAATAGTTAA